agtatAGGGCTGCactattaatcaaaataaaatcaagatATAAGCATGTGCAATTTCTAAACTGCAGTTTTTTTACTCCGAATTCTGTGATGTTTAATTCTCCATTCTGATTGTTCCACATCTTTTGCACACTGACGAGATCTTGCTAATCAGAATGCTGTGTGCAAAAAAGTACCAGTGAGAGAACAGAACAGAAGCTGGGAAAAACAAAAATTCATAAAGGAATAACTGATGCTATAATCTATCACTAACGCAAAGACAATTTTTTCCCCTcttgaaatgttttgaaacactaatatttttcaatgtaaaaaaatgtatgaattaggAAAAACATTTGCGAAAATCACAATCAAAATCGCAatacctattaaaaaaaaaaaaaaaacgtaatataATTTTGTCTATATTGCGCAGCCCTAACTTACTACAGCTACAATTTACataaaatgatatttttattgCTATAAGTATTTATCACAAGATAAATCATGGTGCTGCTATGTACCAGTCAGGGCCATTTCTATATAGGGGAACTAGGCAAAGAGGAGGCTGCCGACACAAACCccaaacaccccccacccccccacggGGGTGCCAATAGGAACCTTGCCTAGGatgccagaatggtctgaaacagCCCTGGTACcataattatttgatttataatacgtttttattagcattttaattGCAATGGTTAAAGAATAGACCACTGAAAAACACAGGCCTATCCATCGACCACTATTCTGAATAGCCTATTATAGGAATGCATCCCTCGATGGTGTATCTAAGAAATATGCTGAATCCAGTGTTTTTGAGTCAAAGCACATTAGTTTAACCTGTCCTCTGAAAATCGAGCAactaaatgcacacagactttgAAAAtagaataattgttttattttttattaattgcatCAGTTTCTGCCAAATAGGTTGTAATGTGCTACTACTGTATGCACAGCATAGAAGTAACATTACCGTGGCACTGACAACGTGTCCATGGCAACCCGCTAAAGTTTTAGTGCTCGAGATTTAGCAATAGCAAAGCAGACATCAGACTCATTGTACACAATCTTTGTTACAATGGTCTTTGTAGGTGGAAATAACACTTCTCACATCTGCGAATGGGCATAAATTTGTCGttgtatattataatttttaatagcGAACTCGAGCAAAACTGTTGCACTGTACAGCCCTTGATAACAAACTGATGATTAAAAATCTGGAATGCTTATACAAAGTTTCTGTACTACATAAGATCAAGTGACCAGAAACTTAGGCCTACTGAGATGACAATCTTACCGTGTCACTGCTTTGCCTATGAGTAATAAGAATTCGTAGAGTGAGATGCTTTGGGTTGAGCATTACCTCATTTGCAGTTAGATCTGAGATCTCTTCTGGCCCCTGAACCACAGTTTGCTCTTTCAAAGGAGGATTGGTGTCTTGGACAGGGTACCTCTCAGAGGGGATGGTCTCTTTGACTGCTATTGGCACCTGGCTCTTCTCTGACCTCGGAGAACCCTGAGAGGTGGAGCAAGGGCTTGTAGTTTGGTTTTGAGAAGTCTCTGGGGAGGATGCTTGAGCACTTAAGGTGGAGAGGATGGTGTCATCAGTGAAGGTGCTGGTGGTTTGGCTGGTTAGAGCCAAGCCATCTGGGGTATCTACAATGGTGGTTTTGTTCTCTGCTGCCCAAGTATGGGTTGAGATGTCATTTTTCTGAACAGGTGAAGTCACTTTGGAAGCTGAGACTGCTGTTGGGGGAATCGCTTGGGAGAGAGCTAAAACTGGAGGTGCCATTTCAGCTTGGGAAGTGGGCACAGGAGAGGGGGATGGAACTGGAGTTGGGACTTCCACTTGCTGTATGCGTTTGGACTGGGGACCTTGAAGAACCACAGCAGGAGGTGGTACTTGGGCTGCAGTGTTGGACGAGGCAACTGAATGTGCTGGGGCTTCCACTGAGGTTAAGGTCAGTAGAGGAGGAGAAGTCACTGGGAAAGTATGAATTGTAGCTGTGGTTACTGTTGCTCCAGTAGCAGATGAGGTAGGTGCAGGAGCTGGGGTAGGCGCAGGGCTGGGCACAGCAGCAGCAACTGCATTATCTACAGACAaaagacaaacagaaaaaagacattCATAAAATTATGTCCCTCTCTGTCATACTTCGCTGTAAACAAAAGCAGGACTACTACAGAAAGGTCTTACTTGTCATCCCCCTGATCCTGTCATAAGCAGCGCTGATCTCCTCAGCCAGTTCCCTGTGTTCACAGTTCCACAGCGCAGTGATGAACTCATCTGGCCAGTTCTCTCGCCTGCGCAGGTTGTCCAGAAGTGTCTGCACAGCAATGGAATTTCCTGCAGTTTCTCTCTTGGCTTCAATTTCCTCCTgcaaaatgtaaagtttaattATTAAGTAAACAAACTGTGAAAGTACGTGCAAAATAATTCATGCAACAAAAGCTATGAACAATGTGTGGTCATTTTAATATTTGGGCTTTTGTGTATGGTCACTCTTGCATATCTGAATATATCGTAGTTTTAATGTTACATTTGGTTAATTGTGATCCTTACCCTATCAGTGAGTGTGAGGCATGGCAAGTGAGGCAAGATCTCTCTCACTCTGATCGTTGATGAAAAACGAGGCATTTTCCACCTGATCACCTCATTGTAAAGTCTTTCACTGGTGTAAGTCATTTTTGCCCTGATCAAAAAGAAATGAGTGTtagtggtttattattattagtcacaCTAAATACTGTATCTTCACATACTTTAAACTGAATATTGGTACCTGCTTTAAGCCGTATAATTGCCTCTTCTTAATGATACAGACTCTGGACTTAAAACCAGCcctggaaaataaaaaaaagaaatagacaaaattgtatttattcaaATCTGTTGTGAAAGACTCAGATCATAAAAGGTTGAAAGTAATTTTGAGAATTGTGTACTGGCTTGATCTGATCATCAGCTAGGCAGTGTACAGTCCTCTAACAATGCTGGAAATGTGATGGCATCATTTCACTAGAATTTATCCTGCTTCAGCATTGATGGTTGAGTGAagtttttatttgaaaagtgaaagtgaaactagAATGTGATTGTCAAGATTGGGGAAACCCTTATGTTTCCATTTGGCATCCATAAGAAAAGCTTTTCAAatgttacagaaaaaaaataacatttgaaataACTGCAAGCCTAAGTGAAATGTAAAACCGTTTAGTATGGCAGAAATAAATGTAGAAAGGATGTGTGAGATGTAAAGGCATTGCATCATTTTTGCAACATTACTCATCAGTACTGGGGATGTCCCAGAAAGTTCCAATGCTTCTAAAACTTGGGAGTCATTGAAGCCATCATTCATTATGTATTAGGACCAATTTGTTTTGTCAGTGGACCAAACTGTTTGATGTTCTTTGTGCTGATTGGATGATATAGGATTACACTGAACAAAGcatgtatatattattatgtaCCATTTGAGGACAGACAGACCAGAGCCTCACCTCCTGCAGATACATTAAATAAGTAAACTGGGTTAAATGGTTCTGAGCACTGTACGCTGACTCAATGCATGTCAAACTTAACTtgctcataacacataaaaatggttttttgtcaccacctgctggctaaaatctttaatgtcaaagggaaaaattaaaagaaactaatagctcttttacacatctgcactgctcttacattaTGTTTAGAATGTCACAAACGCAAGcaaagtgatacaaacagtgaagccaaAGCCGTTCCATAGACGTTCTATGGGTGGTATGCTGGCAAAGAGACAAGAAGCCGTTCTTTttaaatggatgtctatggaggagatgcttcacaaCTCTGAatgaactgcttttgtgaggaaacagttcatcatttaatgcagtggttcccaaactttttctgCAGGGCCCCCTTTTGTAGATACAAATATTTTCAAGCTCCCCACCTACATgcaccctttaaatgccagtttgtttatataatgccactgttgttgttttttatttttttatgaaaaaaaaaaaaaaaaaacacaaaaaatgaattattttccatataacaaatgCTAAGGGAGATATTTTATATCTtatcttatattttatatttttaacagtctgggatatgttaatgattagcaacaacactgattttgatgcattattattttttgagcagaattttattattaataaataatctcACCTGTAAATTTGTAGTCCATGCAAAATgtccattattgtttttattactcCTATTACCCTTCAAAGTTTTTACCTTCTAATAGCCTATTACCTTATATTGCTctagaaataaagcaaaaatacaaGATCACTTTGAACAAGAACaagatttatttttcaaaattcaAGAATATTCAGAACAGAAATAGTAGGcctatgtgtgagtgagtgtgagagttcagttcagttcatttGCAGCAGGAGTGGCAGTATGGGAATGTGTGGTCTTTGCAGATATACTTGCCACACTTGATGCAGGTAGTggcaattttttctttttgttttagtgCAGAACTCGCACAGCTTCCTCCTTTTGCAGGTTGTGTCTGGGTCCCCATGCTGTAGATCCTTCACCATTGCGACAGCGGCTGGTGTCCCGGGGAGGCACATTCTCCATATCATTTTCAGGAACACAAGCATTTTTCCCAGCTCCTCCATGAACAGCCTCCGTCTGAATGTCTTGCCCTGTATCCAGGAGGGATCCACGGCTGTCCACAGCACAAATGCATTGTAGGAGACGTCTACAATATTAAAGGATAGAACCAGTGGCCACCTACAGGTCCTTCTCTCACAGCTGTAGGTGCCGACAacctacaaaagaaaaaaaattccaaagaaaaaatgtatagaagtatttttctcatcatacacaaatatataatattCTTTATATAAATGCAAGAAATACTGAATAATAAAAACACTAGGCAGTAAGAATAAATAAGTGTGTGAGTAATTGATGCGTAATGGCACATACCTTGTCCAGGTTGTCGACACCTTATTTGCAGCGGCTGTAGTCGGTGATGATCATTGGCTTCTTTTTCTCCGTGTCGCTCACAGCTGGCTCGCGGTGCTTTGTGCGGAGAAGCAGCACATTCTTTCCCCGTTTGGGTACGTACGGCACTGCTGTGTGCATCTTGGTGATGGCAAAGAGGGAGGATAGGAGCGCTCTCTGCCTTGTCTGCAGCAGTTGTGGGGTAAGCTCTGGCTTGTTCTTACAAATAGTACTGACCAGGGCCACCTTCCTCCTCAGAAGCTCCTCCGCCAGTGCATAGGGAGGTGAGAAAATTGTTGTAGGTCACGGTGTTCCCCTGGAGCCCCTCCATCATTTCCAGGACGACCCTTTTTCCCTGGTTCACCTCCGCGGGACTGCCAGCAGATTTCCCCATGTAGATCTGCATCTTCCATGCATAGGATGTCGTGACCTCGCAGGTGACCCAAATCTTTATGCCATACTTGGCAGGTTTGCTTGGCATGTACTGGTGGAATCCACAACGGTCTCTGAAAGGGACGAGCTGCTCATCCACACAGACATCCTGGCCCAGGTTAAATAGCAGGGGGAGGCGATGCGTCCACTTCTCCCAGATGGTCCGAAAGGCAGCCAGCTAGTCGTGCCTATAACGTGCAGGTCATGTCAGCCTGTCATCGAACCACAGGCTGGAGCTTAGGAGCTTGAATGTACGGTGGGGCATAGTGGATCGGAAAATGGCCCGTCCATTGTGCTCATCCCACAGGCTGCTGTTCGACTCGTTTCGGGACCTGAACACACCGGCCAGAATCAGCAGCCCAATGTATGACTGCATGTCAGTGACATCTACATCTCTCCAATCTGTGACAGAACGTCTCCCCTGCAAGTTGGTCATGTCCAGAAGAAGCTGGATGATCTCTTCTGTTACGAAGAGATCGAAGCAGTACTTC
The genomic region above belongs to Myxocyprinus asiaticus isolate MX2 ecotype Aquarium Trade chromosome 23, UBuf_Myxa_2, whole genome shotgun sequence and contains:
- the LOC127414226 gene encoding mitochondrial antiviral-signaling protein-like isoform X2, with the translated sequence MTYTSERLYNEVIRWKMPRFSSTIRVREILPHLPCLTLTDREEIEAKRETAGNSIAVQTLLDNLRRRENWPDEFITALWNCEHRELAEEISAAYDRIRGMTNNAVAAAVPSPAPTPAPAPTSSATGATVTTATIHTFPVTSPPLLTLTSVEAPAHSVASSNTAAQVPPPAVVLQGPQSKRIQQVEVPTPVPSPSPVPTSQAEMAPPVLALSQAIPPTAVSASKVTSPVQKNDISTHTWAAENKTTIVDTPDGLALTSQTTSTFTDDTILSTLSAQASSPETSQNQTTSPCSTSQGSPRSEKSQVPIAVKETIPSERYPVQDTNPPLKEQTVVQGPEEISDLTANELVQRTNTVGLPVFKAQTTFKRTTQATCSAPAEVDTYCHPSIDQEYFSKPGTLQHPKTQQRRAEAHPVLQEEPCSVISDELEISRSAVCSTEPGQFTTLAEHPGIESNNSPEPFPSAKIPVECVDDPNLNTESLSYTNETSSHIACLEAVSQSIQENGSPLNAPLSPNQPVEDHYESFCVSQTEPGTLINVIHIAEEPPAEKSNGQPPSILGNAVNPGGVSANIKPCTVISEDHPTLNHQRTENVVHLHEPSKREASDHKKSATIKYQEQESNATRPGSNLQLEQREMGRASFQINIFHLCAAAGIGLTAIVLAWKLKH
- the LOC127414226 gene encoding mitochondrial antiviral-signaling protein-like isoform X1, coding for MEELGKMLVFLKMIWRMCLPGTPAAVAMVKDLQHGDPDTTCKRRKLCEFCTKTKRKNCHYLHQVWAGFKSRVCIIKKRQLYGLKAKMTYTSERLYNEVIRWKMPRFSSTIRVREILPHLPCLTLTDREEIEAKRETAGNSIAVQTLLDNLRRRENWPDEFITALWNCEHRELAEEISAAYDRIRGMTNNAVAAAVPSPAPTPAPAPTSSATGATVTTATIHTFPVTSPPLLTLTSVEAPAHSVASSNTAAQVPPPAVVLQGPQSKRIQQVEVPTPVPSPSPVPTSQAEMAPPVLALSQAIPPTAVSASKVTSPVQKNDISTHTWAAENKTTIVDTPDGLALTSQTTSTFTDDTILSTLSAQASSPETSQNQTTSPCSTSQGSPRSEKSQVPIAVKETIPSERYPVQDTNPPLKEQTVVQGPEEISDLTANELVQRTNTVGLPVFKAQTTFKRTTQATCSAPAEVDTYCHPSIDQEYFSKPGTLQHPKTQQRRAEAHPVLQEEPCSVISDELEISRSAVCSTEPGQFTTLAEHPGIESNNSPEPFPSAKIPVECVDDPNLNTESLSYTNETSSHIACLEAVSQSIQENGSPLNAPLSPNQPVEDHYESFCVSQTEPGTLINVIHIAEEPPAEKSNGQPPSILGNAVNPGGVSANIKPCTVISEDHPTLNHQRTENVVHLHEPSKREASDHKKSATIKYQEQESNATRPGSNLQLEQREMGRASFQINIFHLCAAAGIGLTAIVLAWKLKH